GAATCAACTATCAGTTTCCTTGATAGCAAAATTTCTGAGCATCGCCACAGATTCCTGAATGCCTTTCCTCAGGACAAACTTATTCCAAAGCATCATTTCTTAGAGCATTACCCACAGCTGATAAAGGCTTTTGGTCCTCTTGTATCGCTGTGGACTATGCGCTTTGAAGCTAAGCACAGCTTTTTCAAGCGTGTAGTAAGGCATACCCACAGCTTCCGAAACATACTGCTGTCTCTTGCAGTGAAGCATCAGTTAATGACTGCATACCATCTACATGGCAGTAATTTTTTCCACTCATCTCTACAGGTAACCAAACTTTCCACTGTGGATTTGACTATACTGAGGGAAGACATCAAGACCGCACTGACAACAAAATTCCCCGGTGAATCTTTTGTCCAGATTGCAAACACAGTGTGTTTGAGTGGCACCAGTTACTCCACTGGAATGATcctggcgcatggctcaacaggtGGTGTGCCAGATTTTGTGGAGTTGATTCAGACAGCTGTTGTAAATGGGAAGGTCGGCTTCATTGTGAAATGTTTAAATGCATGGTATATTGAATATCTGAGAAGCTATGAGCTTGAAAATACAAGAAGTGTTAAAGTGATTGAGCCAAGTGAGTTGTCTGACATCCTCCCAATGGCAGCATACACTGTTGCTGGGAAGCGTATGGTGACACTGAAGTGCAACATTTACATACCATAGATGGGAAAGTGGTAATTACAGTACACTTGACTTTACCCAGAAGACCTTACAAGACTACCATGCAGATACAAAAAAGTAATAATGAATAGTTGGAAATGTGAGCTCCATATATTTAGAGAAGGTGAAATGTTGGTGTGGCTTTTTTGTGGAATTATTtacaatttaatacatttgaattgCCTAATCTATGCCATTTTACTTTTATTACATTGTTTCAgtgaaaatcattaaaaaatCCATCTGAAAAGGAAATTGTATTTTCATTGAAATGGAACAATTGCTTAATGTTGTGTTTTCACATACAGATGCTACAATGTCTCAAGCCCAACTTCGGATCATTCTTCAGGAGCATGACATACGCAAACTGGACTTGCCTAATGGAATTCCTGAGactgtggaagaacttgagtctgTTGTGAGAGAGACGTTCAAGCTTGATGGGAACTTCACTTTGCATTATAAGGACACTGATTTTGGAGATGAATTTTTCTCACTTTCCTCAACAAGTGACATCAAGGACAAGGACACTATTAAGGTGTTTCACATTGTTGAACCTTCCACATTCAGTATGACCTTCACTAATATGGAGTATCCTGTTCAAAATGCACCAGAGGTCCCCATCAGTGATACAGATGCAGCCTCAGTCAATTCAACAGAGAGCTCCTGTCCTACCAGCACTTGCTCTATTGCATCACAGGACACAGTGATTCTTTCATCACCTGAACATCAGCGTTCAGAACGCTGGCCAACTGAATTCCCTATACCTCGATTTGCCTATGATGCAGAGCTTGTGCTTGTCGCAGGAAATGAAGCTTTCAAGAAAGATGGAACTCCTCTCAACTTTACCACAATTCTTCCAGACATCCTTGACAAACTGGCTGAGAGTATGTTTCAGTATGTCGCCTACCCAACAAATGTACAAAGAGCTGATGTTGCTGAGGCACTGATTCGCAAACATCCTTGCCTAAAAGAGCCTGGATCATTTAATGGATGCTATGGATGGCAACAAAGACTAAAATACAAAATGGGCAACTACAGATCTAAATTGAAAAAGCTTGGATGTCCTGAGCTTGAGGTGAACACTCTCTCTCAAAGAAGCGAACAGATGAGCAGGCACCGGCAAAGAACGTAAAAAAGCCCAGAAAGGCAGAGGTGAACTTTCTACCCCCTCACCCACAAGGAGAAACAGAAGAAGGTTTGGAACATGAGAGAGTGGATCTCCTTAGTGAAGTTAAGAAGAGGAACAACCGTCAGATCATCAGTGCAAAAATGGCAAAGACGTTTTCCTTTCGCAGGCAGGAAGTTGTAAATCAAGGACCACCAGTCAGTGAGTTAAAAGACCGATGGCCTGCCTTATATTTGTTGACCAAGGTCAACAAATATAAGCAGCGTCTCACAGTGTCTTTCATTTACTGTCTGCTGAACATAGACATACAGAAGAAGATAGAAAATTGCCTGCTTAAGACCTCAATGCATGCCAAACAAATTGGCAGCCTTTTGCACTGCACATGTGTCTTCCATTTACTGTCTGCTGAGCAGTTCTGAATAGTGTTCTTCCAGTTGGTCTGTTTTAAATGTACTAAACTTGTTCAAAATAGTGTATAAAGGCCAACCTTACAAAAgtgcaaaagtaaaaaaaaaagcaaagccaTACAAAAGTGCATATATACAGTTAGAgtaaaaataatagcagtgtctgTAAAAAGGTAAGTAAATGTCAAATAATCTTCAAATAAATTGTACTTTAATGAACACAAATGCATTAGGGACACTGTACATTCTATTTCGAAGCAAGAAATTGGAGAAAGTAATTAATTTCTTATTTCACAGAATATGAAGAAAAGTAATGTTCAAAAAATAGTTTTCAAAGACAGAGGTCAACGCTATTTTTTGAACATTGCATTTCTTGACATTCTGTGAAATAAAAAATTGAAATATAGctacaagcagcaatgcggggccaagcagtgaacCCGCCTAAGACGCCAGCCCAAGTTGCCAAGGCAACAGATAGAACCGACAAGGCAGACACAGAGGCTGACTGACAGAGGCAAGCACAGCAAGTTTTTGCAAGTAAAACctaagaaaacctacaaacactTAAGGTGCCTCGCAGCTTCGCCCCTAATTATTTTTTCCAATTTCTTGCTTTGAAGTAGAATGTGCAGTGTCCACAATGCATTTCTGTTCATTTAAGTACAATTTATTTGAAGAAGTTGGACACTTACCTTTTTaagacactgctattattttgagcaTAACTGTATTAGCTGCTGAATTCTTCTCATTTTTAGAACAGCACCTGAGAATTTAACTTTCATTTAACTTTTAGTATAATTCAGGTTTGAACTTTAAGTGTACTTCAAGTAAATGTATATAGAAAAAAACTTCACAAACATAAAATGCAACATTTCCTGCATTATTGGACAATCTGCACATTTTACAGCAGTTTACTTTTCAAAGACATTACTTTAGGATTTGCTTTCAGGTCATCCAGCTGAAGAAATATCTTTTGAAAAACTTCAAAAGTGTTTTTCAGTACCTTTGGGTAGCTGAGATTAATTGCATAAATCAGCCCCATCAGCAAGGCACAGGCcctcacagacaaccattcacactcacattcacacctatggtcaatttagagtcaccagttaacctaacctgcatgtctttggactgtgggggaaactggagcaaatatTCAAATTTTGTTAGTCAGGCAGTTATTTGAATTGTACAGCAAGTTTAACTGCTAGTACTGTATTGAGGCAATATTTTATTGTCCAGGTAAAGACTGTATAATCCTTTCTGGTTCATATCATATCTGGTTCATGTCCACAGACAGGCCTTTCCATCATTGTGTACGGTGAAACATCAACCCAATTtctcacggtggtgcagtggttagcatggttgcctcacagcaagaaggttccaggtttgaacccagcggccggcgagggcctttctgtgtggagtttgcatgttctccccgtgtctgtgtgggtttcctccacagtccaaagatgtgcagttaggttgatgtggggtggccttgggctgaggtgcccttgagtaatTCCCAGATAgtaaaaatcagttgaatcaaaattgaaatagcgtttggcagaaaacattgaaataatgttgaaatgatattgaaaatgtccccttgaatttgggttgaatcaacgttgaattttcaaccctatcagcattgaatcaatagtgattcaaccatcatctaaatagaaatttctatttagatgatggttgaatcacttgattcaatgctgatagggttgaaaattcaacgttgattcaacccaaattcaaggggacactttcaatatcatttgaacattatttcaatgttttctgccaaacgctatttcaatgttgattcaactgatttttgctatctgggacaGAAAAAAATAACCCGTTTATTCCATCGTCCTCATCACTGGTGCATGTGTGGGTTTTCTAGCTCTGCTTTGGACTTTCAGTATTCTGTACCAACATCATAAGAGTGGAGGTGGAATCTCAGTCAACGCCATTTTCCTCCTAATCAGTGACCTGCTGGAGATGATTCTGAGTCCAGTTGTAAGATACATTTGCAAAGCAGACAATATTTGTATAATTTTGAGAGTACTGTTATTGGGAGCTAGGCTCTGTGAGCATCTACTTCACCAGCTGGTGACATTAGAAAGCATTCTTACTCAAAAATATCCATCATCACATGCTGTTATTTTCTTCCCATCCTGCTCTATTTTTACTCTATGCATCTTTATTTGGAATTGGGTGCCAGATCCTTCcaagatatatatttttaaatgaatATATTTTTTATCAGCAATGCCTGTAATTGTGTGTGTAGTAACATGTATAAAAGaacaagaaacctttattcatcacatgcacacttcaagcacagtgaaattcatcctctgcatttaaaccatctgaagcagtgaacacacacacacacacacacacacacactcggagcagtgggcagccacaccagagcgcccagggagcagtcaggggtcaggtaccttgctctagggcacctcagcccaaggccaccccacatcaacctaactgcacgcCTTTGgattgcgggggaaaccggagcacccggaggaaacccacgcagacacgggaagaacatgcaaactccacacagaaaggccctcgctggccgctgggttcgaacccggaaccttcttgctgtgaggcgaccatgctaactactacaccactgtgctgccaaaatgagcatatattttttatatatatgcatgctatatacactatatatttgTATCGTGAATTGTAACGCCTCTCCTGACACCAACCAGGCCACAGACAAGAAGCCAGGCGTGCTAGTGCTAAGTGTTGCCATGTTTActctgatcattttatatgtgccatttttcttgaattgttttttttttttaatctaccttTTTTATGTTGGAGGTTCTAGTGAGTATGAGACTGATTTCAGAGCCCCTCTTCTGTGTTCTCGTCTGCAGGGAAAATCGTTTGGTTCAAACTAAAGCATATTTTGCAGCGCAATAATAAATTCTatatccaattccaaaaaagttgggacactgtataaaaccttaataaaaacagaatgtgaagatttgcaaatcatggaaaccctatatttcattgaaaatagtacaaagacaacatatcaaatgttgcaaCTGAGAAATTTGAatgtttttttgaaaaacatatgttcattttgaaattgacatcagcaacatgtttcagaaaagttgggacagggacaacaaaagactgaaaatgttgtgtaatgttagttaattggcaacaggtcagttacatgattgggtataaaaagagcatcccagagaggccgagtctttcagaagtaaagatggggatgggttcactgctctgtgaaagactgtgtgggcaaatagtgcaacaatttaagcataatgttcctcaatgtaaaattgaaaagaatttggggatcacatcatctatggtacataatagcatgaaacgattcagagaatctggagaaatgcaagagacaaggctgaaaactgacattggatgcttgtgatcttcaggccctcaggtgacactgcattaaaagcagaaacatgtctgtcgtggaaatcactgtatgggctccttgagaaaacacttcagaaaaccatcgtctgtgaaaacagt
This Neoarius graeffei isolate fNeoGra1 chromosome 3, fNeoGra1.pri, whole genome shotgun sequence DNA region includes the following protein-coding sequences:
- the LOC132882569 gene encoding uncharacterized protein LOC132882569, which encodes MTLSLSLCRGFVESFSSTHVCRFCVGERSQFQVSEVTKLSTVDLTILREDIKTALTTKFPDATMSQAQLRIILQEHDIRKLDLPNGIPETVEELESVVRETFKLDGNFTLHYKDTDFGDEFFSLSSTSDIKDKDTIKVFHIVEPSTFSMTFTNMEYPVQNAPEVPISDTDAASVNSTESSCPTSTCSIASQDTVILSSPEHQRSERWPTEFPIPRFAYDAELVLVAGNEAFKKDGTPLNFTTILPDILDKLAESMFQYVAYPTNVQRADVAEALIRKHPCLKEPGSFNGCYGWQQRLKYKMGNYRSKLKKLGCPELEVNTLSQRSEQMSRHRQRT